The following are encoded in a window of Salinibacter ruber DSM 13855 genomic DNA:
- a CDS encoding flagellar basal body rod protein FlgB, with the protein METTQVRLLRNAMSAYAQRRRAASSNLANIDTPGYDRMSVSFEEELQDVRRHSGSLREQSEVEPDTEVEDEAPVLEEELMTLTDTQMRTRMASRALTEHFDLMKIGITGSAR; encoded by the coding sequence ATGGAAACCACACAGGTTCGCCTTCTGCGCAACGCGATGTCCGCCTACGCCCAGCGTCGGCGGGCCGCGTCCAGCAACCTTGCAAACATCGACACGCCCGGATACGACCGGATGTCGGTCTCCTTCGAAGAGGAGCTGCAGGACGTGCGTCGGCACTCGGGCAGCCTCCGGGAGCAGTCGGAGGTGGAGCCCGACACGGAGGTCGAAGACGAGGCGCCCGTGCTCGAGGAGGAGCTCATGACGCTGACGGACACCCAGATGCGCACGCGGATGGCCTCCCGGGCCCTTACCGAGCACTTCGACCTCATGAAAATCGGCATTACCGGAAGCGCGCGGTAG
- a CDS encoding sigma-54-dependent transcriptional regulator — protein MNTTSPTSPATTSPHILAVDDEVMLHDVFERLFPREGIEVTACSSGTEAIELLEDAAFDLVLATHQMPGPDGMELLDHIQEHHPTVRVILLSDQDNAQNAVRAMQKGAADYIPKPFSTDELVDRVKGLLEEPAPSAQPSSLPGGDSAPGAANVTSADGAPTGRPDDPDLSTSSSLFSQDGAPESDAQFVGEHESIQHLKTMVPRVAQSEAPVFIHGESGTGKEILSQLIHDRSARADAPYVPINCAALPSDLVESHLFGHVEGAFTGAVDDMEGAFERADGGTLLLDEITEIDCGVQAKLLRVLQEQQFQKVGASEKKEVDVRVVATSNRDLKEAVDEGAFREDLYHRLAVFPLHVPPLRGRLSDIPLLAEHFVEKYAAQYDLPDKPLSSGLLQHFQTHSWPGNVRELENMIHRGVVMAADADTITKEHVLNASFTRDGTAADADGGTGSVTLTQLADGDGPPTIAEMERKLILRTLSQEDVSQKHAAEKLGVSARTIRNKLQEYREDGFSI, from the coding sequence ATGAACACAACCTCGCCCACGTCTCCTGCGACCACCTCTCCTCACATTCTGGCCGTCGACGACGAGGTCATGCTCCACGACGTCTTCGAGCGCCTCTTTCCGCGCGAGGGGATCGAGGTGACGGCCTGCTCGAGCGGCACGGAGGCAATCGAGCTGCTGGAGGACGCCGCCTTCGACCTCGTCCTGGCCACCCATCAGATGCCGGGGCCCGACGGCATGGAGCTGCTGGACCACATCCAGGAGCACCACCCGACGGTGCGCGTGATCCTGCTCTCGGACCAGGACAACGCGCAAAACGCCGTGCGGGCGATGCAGAAAGGGGCCGCCGACTACATTCCGAAGCCGTTCTCGACCGACGAGCTCGTGGATCGGGTCAAGGGCCTTCTCGAGGAGCCGGCCCCGTCCGCGCAGCCGAGCAGCCTACCGGGCGGCGACTCCGCACCCGGCGCCGCAAACGTGACCTCGGCCGACGGGGCCCCCACCGGCCGCCCCGACGACCCGGATCTCTCCACCAGCTCCTCGCTCTTTTCCCAGGACGGGGCGCCGGAGAGCGACGCCCAGTTCGTCGGGGAGCACGAGAGCATCCAGCACCTCAAAACGATGGTGCCGCGGGTCGCGCAGAGCGAGGCCCCGGTGTTCATCCACGGGGAGAGCGGGACAGGGAAGGAGATTCTGTCTCAGCTGATTCACGACCGGAGTGCCCGCGCCGACGCGCCCTACGTCCCCATCAACTGCGCCGCCCTGCCGAGCGACCTGGTGGAGAGCCACCTGTTCGGGCACGTCGAGGGGGCGTTCACCGGCGCGGTGGACGACATGGAGGGGGCGTTCGAACGGGCCGACGGCGGGACGCTGCTCCTCGACGAGATCACGGAGATTGACTGCGGCGTCCAGGCGAAGCTCCTGCGCGTACTGCAGGAACAGCAGTTTCAAAAGGTGGGCGCCTCGGAGAAGAAAGAGGTGGACGTGCGCGTCGTCGCCACGAGCAACCGGGACCTCAAAGAAGCGGTGGACGAGGGCGCCTTCCGGGAGGACCTGTACCACCGACTGGCGGTCTTTCCCCTCCACGTGCCGCCCCTGCGGGGCCGCCTCTCCGACATTCCCCTGCTGGCCGAACACTTCGTGGAGAAATACGCCGCCCAGTACGACCTTCCGGACAAACCGCTGTCGAGCGGGCTGCTACAGCACTTTCAGACCCACAGCTGGCCCGGCAACGTGCGGGAGCTCGAAAACATGATCCACCGGGGCGTGGTGATGGCCGCCGACGCGGACACCATCACGAAGGAGCACGTTCTGAACGCATCGTTTACGCGGGACGGGACCGCCGCCGACGCGGACGGGGGCACGGGGAGCGTGACGCTCACCCAGCTGGCGGACGGAGACGGCCCGCCAACGATTGCCGAAATGGAGCGCAAGCTCATTCTGCGCACCCTGTCGCAGGAGGACGTAAGCCAGAAGCACGCCGCCGAGAAGCTCGGGGTCAGCGCGCGGACCATCCGCAACAAGTTGCAGGAGTACCGGGAGGACGGGTTCTCAATCTAG
- the fliS gene encoding flagellar export chaperone FliS: protein MYSARQQYQQQSVQTASPEKLIEKLYEAGIQACHQEDRDTLRKVIVELIDALDVEQGGELADRLLGIYEYCLNECATGDLDVIRELLEELRDGWKQGVVEGQPA from the coding sequence ATGTACAGCGCACGTCAGCAATACCAGCAGCAGTCGGTGCAGACTGCCTCGCCGGAGAAGCTCATCGAAAAGCTCTACGAGGCGGGCATTCAGGCCTGCCACCAGGAAGATCGGGACACGCTCCGCAAGGTCATTGTGGAATTGATTGATGCGCTTGACGTGGAGCAGGGCGGCGAACTGGCCGACCGCCTGCTGGGCATCTACGAGTACTGCCTCAACGAGTGCGCAACGGGCGACCTCGACGTGATCCGCGAGCTGCTCGAAGAACTCCGGGACGGATGGAAGCAGGGCGTCGTCGAGGGACAGCCCGCGTAG
- a CDS encoding sensor histidine kinase gives MPPDTSPERPSVPTLEVPSTPSGAESPDAAEGASSPADGHDEALKHLTSVLTRHLAPLANTIARHADRLVDAPDPKRRRESAMDVLAASAQIDDLLAALRHYSRPVDASAQRVPVADVVEDTIGLLDDTAQTRVRMKVEPEADAPIDADPALLRQALLNLLQNGLEATTAPETVLLRAARTDAAPQVAFEVWNDGEIELDDPSVVFQPFYSARPQHLGLGLPIAAHIAEQHDGSLRLSTNSVADGGTCFTLQV, from the coding sequence ATGCCTCCCGACACGTCCCCCGAGCGCCCCTCGGTTCCGACCCTGGAGGTCCCGTCCACCCCGAGCGGCGCGGAGTCTCCCGACGCCGCCGAGGGGGCGTCGTCTCCGGCGGACGGACACGACGAGGCCCTGAAGCACCTGACGTCGGTGCTCACCCGCCACCTCGCCCCCCTCGCGAACACGATTGCCCGCCACGCGGATCGGCTGGTGGATGCGCCCGACCCGAAGCGGCGACGCGAGAGTGCGATGGACGTGCTGGCGGCCTCCGCCCAGATCGACGACCTGCTGGCGGCCCTCCGTCACTACAGCCGCCCCGTCGACGCCTCCGCGCAGCGCGTGCCCGTGGCCGATGTGGTGGAGGACACGATCGGCCTGCTCGACGACACGGCGCAGACGCGAGTCCGGATGAAGGTGGAGCCCGAGGCCGACGCCCCCATCGACGCGGACCCGGCCCTGCTCCGACAGGCCCTGCTCAACCTGTTGCAGAACGGCCTGGAAGCCACGACCGCCCCCGAAACGGTGCTTCTGCGCGCCGCCCGTACCGATGCCGCCCCCCAGGTCGCGTTCGAGGTATGGAACGACGGGGAGATCGAGCTCGACGACCCGTCCGTGGTCTTCCAGCCGTTCTACTCCGCCCGCCCGCAGCACCTTGGGCTCGGGCTCCCCATCGCGGCCCACATCGCCGAGCAACACGACGGCTCCCTCCGCCTCTCCACGAACAGCGTCGCGGACGGGGGGACCTGCTTCACCCTCCAGGTCTGA
- a CDS encoding flagellar protein FliT, which produces MAVSAERLDALLHLGERIAEAVEADDWDRTAALIDRRARLIDRLAGDTGTEADTSPSTSSDASRADGALRRKQKALVDQHEALLDQLREREDEIEAELNQLQRLQRANDSYDDHTASSTSNRSGHDGVLPPELSG; this is translated from the coding sequence ATGGCCGTGTCCGCCGAACGTCTCGACGCCCTTCTCCACCTTGGGGAGCGAATCGCCGAGGCGGTGGAGGCCGACGACTGGGACCGTACGGCGGCGCTGATCGACCGGCGCGCGCGGCTCATTGATCGCCTGGCGGGGGACACGGGAACGGAGGCCGACACGTCCCCGTCCACATCGTCGGACGCGAGCCGGGCCGACGGCGCGCTCCGGCGAAAGCAGAAGGCCCTGGTCGACCAGCACGAGGCGCTTCTGGATCAGCTCCGAGAGCGAGAAGACGAGATTGAAGCGGAGCTCAACCAACTGCAGCGACTGCAGCGCGCAAACGACTCGTACGACGACCACACCGCGTCCTCAACCTCGAACCGGAGCGGCCACGACGGGGTGCTCCCCCCCGAACTGAGCGGATAG
- the fliD gene encoding flagellar filament capping protein FliD, with protein MGTSVGPSAGLSPKYQRLIQRTLRIERQPKLELQNERQQKKNTKSLVSDLDGKLSSLQSQLSTLTDTTSSPFDGRNASAAEGTEGFSVSADETASTGSYSLAVNRLASEDGRVSQTFDADKSNLSDFFTNNGAQTFSVDVSTPTDSNPDARTSIDVTVDSDGTNNKEVLSDIQSAIDSAFQSAVDDGTLSADQRPSASVINPTSGTARLSLRSQQTGYQGRLSFSDSSNNLLSELQVNADQIADDTQGGEITEVGTDEASSKLTSEFELNGLTFTRNSNEVTDAVDGVTMNLEEANGTASSFEVTADEEGAQSVVKNFVDRVNEVITFLNEKTNVNPENGERGELADDSTFRRLSRQLRTDATRPVEGQPEGLNTLADIGIEANRDGTLKLTDEDALRTAVRENQGALKDLFAGPDGVATRMKERVDQYADTGGLLDSRQDSIDSSIDRIDDRINGLDERLQRREQQLREQYAEVESTIRSLASQQQSISQRLF; from the coding sequence ATGGGAACGTCTGTCGGCCCCTCAGCGGGCCTGAGCCCAAAGTATCAGCGGCTGATCCAGCGCACGCTCCGGATTGAGCGCCAGCCGAAGCTGGAGCTTCAGAACGAGCGCCAGCAGAAGAAAAATACCAAGTCGCTGGTGAGCGACCTGGACGGGAAGCTTTCATCGCTTCAAAGTCAGCTGAGCACCCTAACCGACACGACCTCCAGTCCCTTTGACGGCCGCAATGCCAGTGCCGCGGAGGGCACGGAGGGGTTCAGCGTATCGGCCGACGAGACGGCCAGCACGGGCAGCTACTCGCTGGCCGTCAACCGGCTCGCCTCGGAGGACGGGCGGGTGTCTCAGACGTTCGACGCCGACAAGTCGAACCTCTCCGACTTCTTCACCAACAACGGTGCTCAAACCTTTTCGGTGGACGTGTCCACCCCCACCGACAGCAATCCCGACGCCCGCACGTCCATCGACGTGACGGTCGACTCCGACGGCACCAACAACAAAGAAGTGCTGAGCGACATTCAGTCGGCCATCGACAGCGCGTTTCAGTCGGCGGTGGACGACGGAACCCTCTCGGCCGACCAGCGCCCGAGCGCATCGGTGATCAACCCCACGAGCGGCACGGCGCGCCTCTCGCTCCGAAGCCAGCAGACCGGGTACCAGGGGCGGCTTAGCTTTTCCGACTCGTCGAACAATTTGCTCTCGGAGCTGCAGGTCAACGCCGATCAGATCGCCGACGACACGCAGGGGGGCGAGATCACGGAGGTGGGGACGGACGAGGCCAGCTCGAAGCTGACGAGTGAGTTCGAGCTGAACGGCCTCACCTTCACCCGGAATAGCAACGAGGTGACCGACGCGGTGGATGGGGTGACGATGAACCTGGAGGAGGCCAACGGGACGGCGTCCTCGTTCGAAGTGACGGCGGACGAGGAGGGGGCCCAGAGTGTGGTGAAGAATTTCGTCGATCGGGTCAACGAGGTGATTACCTTCCTGAACGAGAAAACGAACGTCAATCCGGAAAACGGTGAGCGGGGAGAATTGGCGGACGACAGTACCTTCCGGCGGTTGAGTCGACAGCTCCGCACCGACGCGACCCGGCCGGTAGAGGGCCAGCCGGAGGGGCTCAACACCCTCGCGGACATTGGCATAGAGGCCAACCGGGACGGGACCCTGAAACTTACCGACGAAGATGCTCTTCGTACGGCTGTCCGTGAAAACCAGGGTGCCCTGAAGGATCTGTTTGCCGGCCCCGACGGGGTCGCCACGCGGATGAAGGAACGCGTGGATCAGTACGCCGACACGGGGGGGCTTCTCGACAGCCGGCAGGACAGCATCGACAGTAGCATCGACCGAATTGACGACCGGATCAACGGTCTCGACGAGCGCCTCCAGCGCCGCGAGCAGCAGCTCCGTGAGCAGTACGCCGAGGTCGAGAGCACGATCCGCTCGCTCGCCAGCCAGCAGCAGTCCATCAGCCAGCGGCTCTTTTAG